In Aestuariibaculum lutulentum, one DNA window encodes the following:
- a CDS encoding LytR/AlgR family response regulator transcription factor encodes MTLNCVVVDDSAIQRLSIVKLVENHPNLNLIAEYSSALETKNGLNTHQVDLIFLDIEMPVLNGFELLDVLNNKPQIIFVTGKTEYAFKAFNYDATDYLHKPITRERFNVSVEKALEQHKLIQDFNEEEGEHIFVKSNLKKRKVYIKDIKWIEALGDYVKLVTEETSLVVLSTMKSFEKELPENKFLRIHKSYIVNLDKIDRYNSKNVEVGAYEIPLSRNKKTLLVDALNNI; translated from the coding sequence ATGACTTTAAACTGTGTAGTAGTAGACGATTCAGCAATACAACGTCTTTCTATTGTTAAGTTAGTAGAGAACCACCCAAATCTTAACTTAATAGCAGAGTACAGTAGTGCTTTAGAAACCAAAAATGGTTTAAACACACATCAGGTAGATTTAATTTTCTTAGATATTGAAATGCCTGTACTTAATGGTTTTGAGCTTTTAGATGTATTAAACAACAAGCCTCAAATTATTTTTGTAACCGGTAAAACCGAGTATGCTTTTAAAGCATTCAATTACGATGCTACCGATTACTTACATAAACCAATTACCCGAGAGCGTTTTAATGTATCTGTCGAAAAAGCTTTAGAACAACATAAGTTGATTCAGGATTTTAACGAAGAAGAAGGTGAACACATCTTTGTTAAAAGTAATCTTAAAAAACGTAAAGTTTATATTAAAGACATTAAGTGGATAGAAGCTTTAGGTGACTACGTAAAATTAGTTACCGAAGAAACCAGTTTAGTGGTACTATCTACAATGAAATCTTTTGAAAAAGAATTACCTGAGAATAAATTCTTAAGAATTCACAAATCTTATATTGTTAATCTGGATAAAATAGACAGATATAACAGTAAAAATGTTGAAGTTGGTGCCTACGAAATTCCTTTAAGTAGAAATAAGAAGACACTTTTGGTAGACGCCTTAAACAATATTTAA
- the hpf gene encoding ribosome hibernation-promoting factor, HPF/YfiA family codes for MTVNFQYVGVDVSETLSAFTEEKLSKIFNRYEFLISATVYFKMDDNEHETGKICNIELSAPGPRLYATSMEKNFEVAVRATISDLERQLEKRKEVMKAH; via the coding sequence ATGACTGTAAATTTTCAATATGTAGGTGTAGATGTAAGTGAAACCCTTTCGGCTTTTACAGAAGAAAAGTTAAGTAAAATTTTTAATCGTTACGAGTTCTTAATCAGTGCTACGGTTTATTTTAAAATGGACGATAATGAGCACGAAACGGGTAAAATATGTAATATAGAGCTAAGTGCTCCTGGACCACGACTGTATGCGACGTCTATGGAAAAAAACTTCGAGGTTGCTGTTCGTGCAACAATTAGCGATTTAGAACGACAGTTGGAAAAGCGTAAAGAGGTTATGAAAGCACATTAG
- the priA gene encoding replication restart helicase PriA, which produces MQHFIDVIIPVPLQKLFTYSITAAEADFLNVGMRVSVPFGKSKIYTGIVYKIHHEAPEVYEAKDIHQILDETPIVNEKQLQLWQWLSSYYMCTLGDVMRAALPSAFILESETIITKNSEKEIDESILKDDEFLVFDALQFQSSLKIHDISNILGIKNALPIIKRLIEKEVIIVEEEVYEKYKPKLVRYVRLHNSYTSEVDLHHLLDDLSRAPKQHKVIMTLFSLSASTKKPVKVADLSKASGASSSIVKALIDKGILEEYFIQTDRVEFEGEGDNAATKRLNEYQETALSQIKESFNTQSVVLLHGVTSSGKTEVYVKLIEEALNREEQVLYLLPEIALTTQLITRLQNYFGEQVSVFHSKYSTHERVEVWNNVLNNSHKAQVVLGARSSIFLPFNNLGLIIVDEEHEQSFKQFDPAPRYHARDTAVVLAHFYQAKTLLGSATPSLESYFNAKQNKYGFVEITTRYNNVLMPDMELVDIKDKHKRKKMKGHFSDRLIEEMTEALSEGFQVILFQNRRGFSPIVECNTCGHSPQCPNCDVSLTYHRYKNQLRCHYCGYVMAMQDNCMACGSPEIDSKGFGTEQIETEVKALFPDYKVARMDLDTTRGKYGYEKIITALEQQEIDILVGTQMLTKGLDFRNVKLVGVMNADNMLNFPDFRAHERSFQLMLQVAGRAGRTDVRGKVLIQTYNPHHNILQQVSTNDYISMYNEQMDERYNFKYPPVYKQIKITLKHKDYLNVENASIWYAKSLRNAFGDYVLGPESPPVARIRNQFHKNILVKIPKKQSLAKTKEAIIKINNSFLSIKDFRSVKVVLNVDNF; this is translated from the coding sequence ATGCAGCATTTTATAGATGTTATTATTCCTGTACCGTTACAAAAACTATTCACCTATAGTATAACGGCAGCCGAAGCCGATTTTTTAAACGTTGGTATGCGGGTATCGGTGCCTTTTGGAAAATCGAAAATCTACACAGGTATTGTTTATAAGATACATCATGAAGCCCCGGAAGTTTATGAAGCAAAAGATATTCATCAGATTTTAGATGAAACGCCAATTGTAAACGAAAAGCAATTACAGCTTTGGCAATGGCTGTCCAGTTATTATATGTGCACTTTAGGGGATGTCATGCGAGCGGCGTTGCCAAGTGCTTTTATATTAGAGAGCGAAACCATTATTACAAAAAACAGTGAAAAGGAAATTGATGAATCTATTTTAAAAGATGATGAGTTTTTGGTTTTCGATGCATTGCAGTTTCAGTCGTCATTAAAGATTCATGATATTTCTAATATTCTGGGAATTAAGAATGCTCTACCTATAATAAAACGCCTCATTGAAAAGGAAGTTATTATTGTTGAAGAAGAGGTATACGAGAAGTATAAGCCTAAATTGGTTCGCTATGTGAGACTTCATAATAGTTATACTTCTGAAGTCGATTTGCATCACTTATTAGACGATTTAAGTCGTGCACCAAAACAGCACAAGGTAATTATGACGCTGTTTTCGCTTTCCGCTTCCACAAAGAAGCCTGTAAAGGTGGCCGATTTAAGTAAGGCTAGTGGTGCATCTTCATCAATTGTTAAGGCTTTAATAGATAAAGGTATTCTTGAAGAATATTTTATACAAACCGATAGGGTTGAGTTTGAAGGTGAAGGTGATAACGCAGCGACAAAGCGGTTAAACGAATATCAGGAAACGGCATTAAGCCAGATAAAAGAATCATTTAATACACAGTCTGTTGTTTTATTACACGGTGTAACATCATCGGGAAAAACAGAGGTTTACGTAAAATTGATTGAAGAAGCTTTAAATAGAGAAGAGCAAGTATTGTATTTGTTGCCTGAAATAGCGTTAACAACCCAGTTAATTACCCGATTACAAAACTATTTTGGAGAACAGGTATCTGTGTTTCATTCTAAGTATTCAACTCACGAGCGTGTTGAGGTTTGGAATAATGTTTTAAATAATAGTCACAAAGCGCAGGTAGTTTTAGGGGCGCGTTCCTCTATATTTTTACCATTTAATAATCTTGGATTAATTATTGTTGATGAAGAACACGAGCAATCTTTTAAGCAATTCGATCCGGCACCACGATATCATGCCAGAGATACGGCTGTAGTTTTGGCACATTTTTATCAGGCTAAAACCTTATTGGGTTCGGCGACACCAAGTTTGGAAAGCTATTTTAATGCGAAACAAAATAAATACGGTTTTGTTGAAATTACCACGCGTTATAATAATGTGCTAATGCCAGATATGGAGTTGGTGGATATAAAAGATAAGCATAAGCGCAAAAAAATGAAAGGGCATTTTAGCGATCGGTTGATTGAAGAAATGACCGAAGCGCTTAGTGAAGGTTTTCAGGTTATTTTGTTTCAAAACCGTCGTGGGTTTTCGCCAATAGTAGAGTGTAATACCTGCGGTCACTCACCGCAATGCCCGAATTGTGATGTGAGTTTAACGTATCATCGTTATAAAAACCAATTGCGTTGTCATTATTGTGGTTATGTGATGGCGATGCAGGATAATTGTATGGCCTGCGGAAGTCCTGAAATTGATAGTAAGGGATTTGGAACGGAACAGATTGAAACCGAAGTGAAAGCATTGTTTCCAGACTATAAAGTGGCTCGAATGGATTTAGATACCACACGTGGTAAGTATGGTTACGAAAAAATAATTACCGCTTTAGAGCAGCAGGAAATCGATATTCTGGTTGGGACTCAAATGCTAACCAAAGGGTTGGATTTTAGAAACGTAAAACTTGTGGGTGTTATGAATGCCGATAATATGCTCAACTTTCCTGATTTTAGAGCGCACGAGCGTAGTTTTCAATTAATGCTTCAGGTGGCGGGAAGAGCAGGACGAACCGATGTACGTGGAAAAGTATTGATTCAAACGTATAATCCGCATCATAATATTTTGCAACAGGTATCGACCAACGATTACATATCTATGTATAACGAACAAATGGATGAGCGTTATAATTTTAAATATCCGCCAGTTTATAAACAGATTAAAATTACTTTAAAACATAAAGATTATTTAAACGTTGAGAATGCTTCTATCTGGTATGCGAAATCTCTACGTAACGCATTTGGAGATTATGTATTGGGACCAGAATCGCCACCTGTGGCCAGGATTCGAAATCAATTTCATAAAAATATACTAGTGAAAATTCCGAAGAAGCAGTCGTTGGCTAAAACAAAAGAAGCTATTATTAAAATTAATAACAGCTTCTTGAGTATAAAAGATTTTCGATCAGTTAAGGTGGTGTTAAATGTTGATAACTTTTAA
- the rlmH gene encoding 23S rRNA (pseudouridine(1915)-N(3))-methyltransferase RlmH, with amino-acid sequence MTIKLIAIGKTDSKNLQALIDDYQKRLGFYIKFSMDIIPDIKNVKNLSEAQQKVKEGELILSKVNNTDALILLDENGKQFDSVAFSDYLQKHMNSGVKQLVFVIGGPYGFSDEVYQKANGKISLSKMTFSHQMIRLFFIEQLYRGFTILKNEPYHHR; translated from the coding sequence ATGACCATAAAATTGATTGCCATAGGAAAAACAGATAGCAAAAATCTGCAGGCACTTATAGACGATTACCAGAAACGATTAGGCTTTTACATTAAATTTTCGATGGATATTATTCCAGATATAAAAAATGTAAAAAACTTAAGCGAGGCTCAGCAAAAAGTAAAAGAAGGTGAACTTATTCTTAGTAAAGTTAATAATACCGATGCCTTAATTCTTCTTGACGAAAATGGAAAACAATTTGATTCGGTTGCATTTTCAGACTATTTACAGAAACATATGAACTCGGGCGTCAAACAATTGGTGTTTGTTATTGGTGGCCCTTACGGATTCTCCGACGAGGTGTATCAAAAAGCAAATGGGAAAATATCACTTTCAAAAATGACATTTTCCCATCAAATGATTCGCTTATTTTTTATTGAGCAATTGTACCGTGGTTTTACGATTTTAAAAAACGAACCGTATCACCACCGATAA
- a CDS encoding YihY/virulence factor BrkB family protein: MTKPIEDKLDAIPVVNVFVRFFKKIKLPGLEGLSFYDLLELYITGIVKGALTTRASAIAFSFFTALFPFLLFVLFIIPYVPIDDFKIEFLKFLESFLPPTTSDFFFQNIFENIDQSQRGGLLSSVFVLSLLLMANGVSAVFSGFENSYHEQLTRSVFRQYLYALSVALILTFLLILTIAFLGYFQIYVVQRLFDTLENKGYQVAAQSVFWFNAVKYVFFIFMVYIATATLYYFGTKEGRHSSFFSVGALFTTILVLVSSYLFGVYIENFSQYNKLYGSIGALLILLFYLWLNANILLLGYELNASLNKLRKR; the protein is encoded by the coding sequence ATGACCAAACCTATTGAAGACAAACTCGATGCTATTCCAGTTGTAAATGTCTTTGTTCGGTTTTTTAAGAAAATTAAATTACCTGGTTTAGAAGGGTTGTCATTTTACGATTTATTAGAGCTTTACATTACAGGTATTGTAAAAGGAGCGTTGACTACAAGGGCAAGTGCTATTGCTTTCAGTTTCTTTACAGCGCTTTTTCCTTTTTTATTGTTTGTATTATTTATTATACCATATGTACCTATAGACGATTTTAAAATTGAATTTTTAAAGTTTCTCGAATCGTTTTTACCTCCAACAACGTCCGATTTTTTCTTTCAGAATATTTTTGAAAACATAGATCAGTCACAACGCGGAGGATTACTATCCTCAGTATTCGTATTATCATTATTATTAATGGCCAATGGGGTTAGTGCAGTCTTTTCAGGTTTTGAGAATTCCTATCACGAACAACTCACCAGAAGTGTATTTCGTCAGTATCTGTATGCTTTGAGTGTGGCTTTAATATTAACGTTCTTATTAATATTGACCATAGCATTTTTAGGGTATTTTCAGATTTACGTAGTTCAGCGATTGTTTGATACTTTAGAGAATAAAGGTTATCAGGTAGCGGCGCAAAGCGTATTTTGGTTTAATGCGGTAAAGTATGTGTTCTTTATATTTATGGTATATATAGCTACAGCTACCTTATATTATTTTGGAACAAAAGAGGGACGACATTCAAGTTTCTTTTCAGTAGGCGCCTTATTTACAACCATATTAGTTTTAGTGTCTTCTTATCTTTTTGGTGTTTATATAGAAAATTTCAGTCAGTATAATAAACTCTACGGATCTATTGGGGCACTATTAATTTTATTGTTTTATCTGTGGCTTAACGCAAATATTTTACTTTTGGGCTACGAATTAAATGCCTCCTTAAATAAACTTCGAAAACGCTAA
- the nadC gene encoding carboxylating nicotinate-nucleotide diphosphorylase has translation MITQEQFDQEVKSIIANAIREDVGDGDHSSLACIPENARGKAKLLVKDKGIIGGVNFAKKVFAYVDKSLKLDVLIEDGSEVTYGDVVMYVEGPSRSILKAERTVLNAMQRMSAIATKTRMYVDLVKGTNTTILDTRKTTPGIRVLEKWAVKLGGGENHRFALYDMIMLKDNHIDFAGGITNAVEMTKQYLKDTGRDLKIMVEARDLVEVKEILQLDGVYRILLDNFDYEDTRKAVKMIGDKCLTESSGNINESTIRFYAECGVNFISCGALTHSVHNMDLSLKAIK, from the coding sequence ATGATAACACAAGAGCAGTTTGATCAAGAAGTCAAATCGATAATCGCTAATGCCATTAGAGAAGATGTAGGAGACGGAGATCATAGTTCATTAGCGTGCATTCCGGAAAACGCCAGAGGTAAAGCCAAATTATTAGTTAAAGATAAAGGTATTATTGGAGGTGTTAACTTCGCGAAAAAGGTTTTTGCATATGTAGATAAAAGCTTAAAGCTTGATGTTCTAATTGAAGACGGATCGGAAGTAACTTACGGAGATGTTGTTATGTACGTTGAAGGACCGTCGCGATCAATCCTAAAGGCAGAGCGTACCGTTTTAAACGCCATGCAACGTATGAGTGCTATTGCTACAAAAACACGTATGTATGTCGATTTAGTTAAAGGTACTAACACTACCATTTTAGATACGAGAAAAACAACGCCAGGTATCCGCGTTTTAGAGAAATGGGCAGTAAAACTTGGAGGAGGAGAAAATCACCGTTTTGCCTTATACGATATGATTATGCTAAAAGATAACCATATTGATTTTGCAGGTGGAATTACCAATGCTGTTGAAATGACAAAACAGTATTTAAAAGATACTGGTAGAGATTTAAAAATTATGGTTGAAGCCAGAGATTTAGTTGAGGTTAAGGAAATCTTACAACTGGATGGCGTTTACCGAATTCTTTTAGATAACTTCGATTATGAAGATACCAGAAAGGCTGTAAAAATGATTGGTGATAAATGTTTAACGGAATCTTCAGGTAATATTAACGAGTCTACGATTCGTTTTTATGCCGAGTGCGGGGTGAATTTTATTTCATGTGGTGCTTTAACGCATTCTGTCCATAACATGGATTTAAGTTTAAAAGCTATCAAGTAG